GTAGGCATTCTCGAAACATACTCCAGTGAAAGAACGGACAGAGGCCGATGGCTAGCCAAAGCGGGAAGGGGCTGGCAAGAAGCGGGGGCATCACATCTTCGGCATCCACCGCTCGTTCCGAGGAGGCGATGCAAAGCGGCCACGCCCGGAACCCGTAGCGAGGAAGAACACGATGGCGCCTGTGGAAGTCGACCCCGCCCATATCCGTGAATTTCCCGATCCGGAAAGCTTCCACCGCTGGCTCTCGGAGAATCACGACACGGTCCCGGAGGTCTGGATCAAGGTCCATAAGCGCGCCTCGGGCCTCAAGTCCATCAATCCCGAAGAGGCGATAGAAGCCGTGCTCTGCTGGGGCTGGATCGATGGCATCCGCAAGGGAATGGATGAGAAGAGCTTCCTCCAGCGCTACAGCCCGCGCGGCCGCAGGAGCGTGTGGAGCAAGAAGAACGTCGAGACGGTCGGCCGGCTCATCGCGGATGGCCGCATGACAGAGCACGGCATGAAACAGGTGGAGGCCGCGAAGGCGGACGGTCGCTGGGACAAGGCCTATGGCAGCGGAAGGGACCTGCGGATACCGCCGGACCTGCAAGCCGCCATCGACGCGGAACCGGCCGCCGCCGAAATGCTCGGCAAGCTGACGGAGCAGAACCGCTTCGCCCTCGCCTTCCGCGTTCACAATCTCAAGACCGAGGCGGCGCGCAAACGGAAGATCGACGCTTTCGTGGAGATGCTGAAGCGTGGAGAAACGATCTACCCGCAGAAGCGGAAATAGACCGTCGCCTATCCGCTCAGGAC
This DNA window, taken from Shinella zoogloeoides, encodes the following:
- a CDS encoding YdeI/OmpD-associated family protein, whose translation is MAPVEVDPAHIREFPDPESFHRWLSENHDTVPEVWIKVHKRASGLKSINPEEAIEAVLCWGWIDGIRKGMDEKSFLQRYSPRGRRSVWSKKNVETVGRLIADGRMTEHGMKQVEAAKADGRWDKAYGSGRDLRIPPDLQAAIDAEPAAAEMLGKLTEQNRFALAFRVHNLKTEAARKRKIDAFVEMLKRGETIYPQKRK